A stretch of the Pseudomonas sp. ACM7 genome encodes the following:
- a CDS encoding integrase domain-containing protein has product MTLVGRRNGRNFGYGRQLSYAGPQALRDLFGGGHYGTVKAHSDRWLAFVQWCRSEDGPGFNDARQIDRQTLLDYVEHLRQQVEQGELAIATAQNRLCSVNRTMAALRGDQYVKVPSPSKALGLQRTTVRTAAAQGQDREQVKRILEALYEHQLPRAAAIVQLARATGMRLREAILADLPRLKREAEHYGKINIQDGTKGGRSGASAPRWITVDDHIREALRFAKQVSPDGSHNLLAPNESYLDFQRDIVRAARDLLHQQNLKGFHELRAAFACERYEQITQHPAPINDGHCYQLDRYLDQEARVKISYELGHGRIEVVSAYIGGRA; this is encoded by the coding sequence ATGACACTGGTAGGTAGACGCAACGGACGCAATTTTGGCTATGGCCGACAACTGAGTTATGCCGGCCCGCAGGCGCTCCGCGACTTGTTTGGCGGTGGGCATTACGGCACGGTCAAAGCGCACAGTGATCGCTGGCTGGCATTTGTGCAGTGGTGTCGGTCGGAGGATGGGCCAGGGTTCAACGATGCGCGGCAGATTGATCGGCAGACCTTGTTGGACTATGTCGAACATCTGCGTCAGCAAGTTGAACAAGGTGAGCTCGCCATAGCCACTGCGCAAAACCGATTGTGCAGCGTGAACCGAACCATGGCCGCGCTTCGCGGTGATCAGTATGTGAAGGTGCCGAGTCCGAGCAAGGCTTTAGGACTGCAGCGCACAACCGTCCGCACAGCAGCCGCGCAAGGCCAGGATCGTGAACAAGTTAAGCGGATCCTCGAGGCGCTTTACGAACACCAACTGCCGCGTGCGGCTGCCATCGTGCAGTTGGCCCGAGCTACCGGCATGCGCTTACGCGAGGCCATCTTAGCCGACCTTCCGCGCCTAAAACGCGAAGCCGAACACTACGGCAAGATCAACATCCAGGATGGCACCAAAGGGGGCCGATCCGGCGCGTCGGCACCTCGCTGGATCACGGTAGATGATCATATTCGCGAAGCGCTGAGATTCGCCAAACAGGTCTCGCCCGACGGCAGCCACAACCTGCTTGCGCCGAACGAAAGCTACCTCGATTTCCAACGGGATATCGTCCGCGCCGCACGGGACCTCCTCCATCAGCAGAACCTCAAAGGCTTTCATGAATTACGGGCGGCCTTTGCATGCGAACGCTATGAGCAAATCACACAGCATCCCGCGCCTATCAACGATGGCCATTGCTACCAACTTGACCGATACCTCGATCAGGAGGCCCGAGTGAAAATCAGCTATGAGTTGGGGCACGGTCGCATAGAAGTAGTATCAGCTTATATTGGTGGTCGAGCATGA
- a CDS encoding HAD family hydrolase: MRVLLLDLDLTLVNTSDCQAYMRSSAGRQAVLEEIASGRISLPVYDTRLPAYINALAETPNLAVAIVSDSPAEYCAHVLRQTGYNIDNRLIFGSQSKPITNILDLRTQISALFAFADIELLVVGDSPKDIYMAHALGVPSILAAWGSRHDIDVVTRWSRPTVVARTFEELQSHITNFLNGHMSHATYAFDSDYHTIDINVVERIHVPPENIGHGQEYVPDRTQYRNNTDRYASLDLRSIVKRAKDLPISHHNAKRGVPSFGVNGLYQTAPLMSKAGHYKRSFVEWCRSRNIQGKILLVPVPSSVPRECNLTYTMDLICDWWKLWINGNEAGLNIEVCSSFERFWPRSPSHLTGGRRDMDDHFDTLGIFNGTDSIDDVNHVVIVDDVVTSGSHIDAMATFIRAVGLVPTTAVIHGYALYRTVHPEAVDLGDF; this comes from the coding sequence ATGCGGGTACTACTTCTTGATTTGGATCTTACACTTGTAAATACCAGTGACTGCCAGGCTTATATGCGGTCAAGTGCTGGGAGGCAGGCGGTTTTAGAAGAAATAGCAAGTGGCAGAATTAGCTTGCCAGTTTATGATACCCGGCTTCCTGCGTATATTAATGCGCTTGCTGAGACTCCGAACCTCGCAGTGGCAATCGTCTCCGATTCTCCTGCTGAATATTGCGCTCATGTGTTACGACAAACGGGCTACAATATTGATAATCGGTTGATTTTCGGATCACAATCGAAGCCCATCACCAATATACTTGACCTTAGAACGCAAATCTCGGCACTTTTTGCCTTTGCGGATATTGAGTTATTAGTTGTTGGGGACAGTCCTAAAGACATATATATGGCTCACGCTTTAGGCGTACCTTCAATCTTGGCTGCATGGGGTTCTCGACATGATATTGATGTGGTAACTCGATGGTCAAGGCCTACGGTTGTTGCCCGGACGTTTGAAGAGCTTCAGAGTCATATAACGAATTTTTTAAATGGCCATATGTCCCATGCGACTTATGCATTTGATTCTGACTACCATACTATAGATATAAATGTTGTTGAACGAATCCACGTGCCCCCCGAAAATATTGGACACGGCCAGGAATATGTTCCAGACAGAACACAGTACCGTAATAATACCGATAGATATGCGTCATTAGATCTTCGATCTATCGTCAAGCGCGCAAAAGATTTGCCTATCAGCCACCATAACGCCAAGCGTGGAGTTCCGTCATTTGGTGTTAATGGTCTTTATCAAACAGCGCCGTTAATGAGTAAGGCAGGACATTATAAAAGAAGTTTCGTCGAGTGGTGCCGTTCGAGGAATATACAAGGGAAGATTTTACTTGTGCCGGTGCCTTCATCAGTACCAAGGGAATGCAATCTTACATACACTATGGACTTGATTTGTGATTGGTGGAAACTTTGGATTAACGGAAACGAAGCCGGGTTGAATATCGAGGTGTGTAGCTCTTTCGAACGTTTTTGGCCGAGATCGCCTTCGCACTTGACCGGCGGCAGAAGGGACATGGACGATCATTTTGATACTCTCGGAATATTCAACGGTACGGATTCAATTGACGATGTTAATCACGTTGTTATTGTTGACGATGTTGTGACTTCCGGATCGCATATAGATGCGATGGCAACATTTATACGAGCGGTTGGACTTGTTCCAACTACGGCAGTTATTCACGGTTATGCGCTATACAGAACTGTCCATCCTGAGGCTGTTGATCTAGGCGATTTTTAA
- a CDS encoding DNA-processing protein DprA — MYLENLDSSDLRTAWIHAVLALSKKITIGSAKGNDDFRKMLEQAGSVENLYNDIFALVAVDEDIAKKVYAKLIKFSGVFKAVTIFDSIYPIKLGAHPGTPPIVYTLGDISLLDVEKSIAFVGTRELVNSNHIDHGTRVIKRLLSSGIDAIVSGLASGSDTLGHKAAIRFGGRTIAVLGTPLDMFYPKENRELQSQIAESDLLVSEYPIGVGSFGSYFANRNRTTVALSTDGVVVARAGDKSGTQYAIRICLEQNKQLYVLENNIHESTYSWVLKYKDRIKVIRENFDAGTTS; from the coding sequence GTGTATCTCGAAAATCTCGACTCCTCTGACTTGAGAACGGCATGGATTCATGCGGTGCTCGCACTTTCAAAAAAAATCACCATTGGCAGTGCGAAGGGAAATGATGATTTTCGTAAAATGCTTGAGCAAGCGGGCTCGGTTGAAAATTTATATAATGATATATTTGCTCTTGTTGCAGTAGATGAAGATATAGCAAAGAAAGTGTATGCGAAGCTTATTAAGTTTTCTGGGGTTTTTAAAGCTGTAACTATTTTTGATTCTATATATCCAATTAAACTTGGCGCGCATCCAGGTACTCCACCTATAGTTTACACGTTGGGCGATATTTCTCTCCTTGATGTCGAAAAGTCAATAGCTTTTGTAGGGACTAGGGAGTTAGTAAATTCTAATCATATTGATCACGGAACACGTGTGATTAAAAGATTATTGAGCTCCGGAATTGACGCGATAGTTAGTGGCTTGGCTTCCGGCTCAGATACTCTGGGACATAAAGCAGCGATTCGCTTTGGAGGCCGAACTATCGCGGTATTAGGTACGCCACTCGATATGTTTTACCCGAAAGAAAATCGAGAGCTTCAATCGCAAATTGCAGAAAGCGATCTATTGGTTAGTGAATACCCTATAGGCGTAGGTTCATTTGGATCATATTTTGCGAATCGAAATAGAACTACTGTCGCTTTATCTACTGACGGAGTTGTTGTCGCTCGCGCCGGTGATAAAAGCGGCACCCAATATGCTATTAGAATTTGTTTAGAGCAAAATAAGCAACTTTATGTGCTTGAGAATAACATTCACGAAAGCACATACAGTTGGGTTTTAAAATATAAGGATAGAATTAAGGTTATAAGGGAGAATTTTGATGCGGGTACTACTTCTTGA
- a CDS encoding DEAD/DEAH box helicase — protein sequence MSQSTKLSEDASKHPGFCSVYDALLESLFLKKKGISIPEHLSLSVEQLRKATWLASIVATGSSEALKNLANSYGALLFLNDPSNEVYRKACYILQSRTGNLLSSKHVPNIFSNGQYQSNFSTVLDFELSAKRSYLTQEFFDSTTATFTDFQRKLWDTLIAGHNTAISAPTSAGKSFIIQKYIVEMLLQKPSVAFYIVPTKALINQASSELKIALGESAHIYTTYRELEKFDKSVVFVLTPERCIKTLQDEMSKPPKIVFFDEIHNLEDASRGIVFENALYRMVTKWRNTQFMFAGPFIHNVADPIKKVAKIKLVEAATISSPVFQIKASITFKPREKIASYRLFSQTGKVIGGELKLKKSIYSKAKNNHGEAIAAFMDNIDKNDSCIVFSPSKSSAEKWANKIAPIVGMSNASITEGASQDIKDLLEYLADEIHPDYCLIKTLRLGVGFHHAGLPDIARMEIEELYTNNHIKNLVCTSTLIQGVNLPADKLIVINPKVGATALTQFEFMNLIGRAGRASTNLYGEVYCLDIIDEEWASGRITDNKQKTIRPSVVSALEDNFERIYQLVDKERSHIVEVENGEKLYPTVSYIRQLHAADSAHYQRILESAQIPDKYRDAIAKKLAPVSLSLSIPSELLQRNPYIDPLLQDKLYKLIVAEPLEDWITKKFAVSRKSKGGVDSSDEPTFYSQFESIAQKLNDVFNIEHEINSNRWGSYISIRRLVYDAYYWMAGKSHRYFIERILNEAVGEDEQEDSKVDSAARFVTDHISRNITFIMVKYFSLWSDIVSHTLTEEQKEENAYSLSLPAMIELGSFDPKVLELMSLGINRSIALRLRKMIPSEVVDLEEWVKRAPLRGLPLLFSRYLKRSGYRT from the coding sequence ATGAGCCAGAGTACAAAGCTATCGGAGGATGCCTCTAAGCACCCGGGTTTCTGTTCAGTATATGATGCGCTTTTAGAAAGCCTATTTTTGAAAAAGAAAGGTATCAGCATTCCTGAGCACCTTTCGTTATCGGTAGAGCAGTTACGAAAAGCGACGTGGTTGGCATCAATAGTCGCAACAGGAAGCTCAGAGGCACTTAAAAATTTAGCTAATTCTTACGGGGCACTTCTATTTCTAAATGACCCAAGTAACGAAGTCTACCGTAAAGCTTGCTACATACTTCAATCTCGAACTGGAAATTTATTATCCAGCAAGCATGTTCCGAATATATTTAGCAACGGACAATATCAAAGTAATTTCAGCACGGTGCTTGATTTTGAGCTGTCGGCTAAGCGGAGTTATTTGACGCAGGAGTTTTTTGATAGCACCACTGCAACATTTACTGATTTCCAGCGGAAACTGTGGGATACATTGATAGCTGGACATAATACAGCTATATCGGCGCCGACCTCAGCGGGAAAGTCGTTTATTATTCAGAAGTATATAGTGGAGATGCTTCTGCAGAAGCCGTCCGTTGCTTTTTATATAGTTCCTACTAAAGCGTTGATTAACCAGGCTAGCTCCGAACTTAAGATCGCGCTGGGTGAGTCGGCTCACATCTATACTACATATAGAGAACTGGAAAAATTCGATAAATCAGTGGTGTTTGTACTTACTCCGGAACGCTGTATTAAGACCCTTCAAGATGAAATGTCTAAGCCTCCAAAAATTGTGTTTTTTGATGAGATTCACAATTTAGAAGATGCCAGCCGAGGTATCGTGTTCGAGAATGCGCTTTACCGAATGGTTACGAAGTGGCGCAATACTCAGTTTATGTTTGCAGGACCTTTCATTCATAATGTGGCAGACCCTATAAAAAAGGTTGCTAAGATTAAACTTGTTGAGGCAGCAACAATTTCTAGTCCTGTATTTCAGATCAAGGCTTCAATTACATTTAAGCCGAGGGAAAAAATAGCCAGCTACAGATTGTTTAGCCAGACCGGTAAGGTGATTGGAGGGGAGTTGAAGCTTAAAAAGTCTATATACTCTAAAGCAAAAAACAACCACGGCGAAGCAATTGCCGCGTTCATGGATAATATTGACAAGAATGATAGTTGTATTGTGTTTTCACCTAGTAAAAGCTCCGCAGAGAAGTGGGCTAATAAAATTGCTCCTATAGTTGGTATGTCTAATGCGTCGATTACCGAGGGAGCATCACAGGATATAAAAGACTTGCTCGAGTATTTGGCTGACGAAATTCATCCTGATTATTGTCTAATAAAAACTTTACGTCTTGGTGTCGGGTTTCACCATGCGGGACTCCCTGACATCGCTCGAATGGAAATCGAGGAGTTATATACAAATAATCACATCAAGAATTTGGTTTGTACCTCCACGTTGATTCAGGGAGTCAATCTTCCTGCAGATAAATTGATAGTTATAAATCCTAAGGTGGGAGCTACGGCACTTACTCAATTTGAGTTCATGAACCTCATTGGGCGTGCCGGGCGAGCTAGTACTAATCTTTATGGTGAGGTTTATTGTTTAGATATTATCGATGAAGAGTGGGCTTCTGGACGTATAACCGACAATAAGCAGAAAACAATACGTCCTTCGGTAGTGTCTGCATTAGAAGATAACTTTGAAAGAATTTATCAGCTTGTTGATAAGGAACGCTCTCATATTGTGGAGGTTGAGAATGGAGAAAAGCTTTATCCTACAGTTTCTTACATACGCCAACTCCATGCTGCTGATTCAGCGCATTATCAGCGCATACTTGAAAGTGCACAGATTCCCGATAAATACAGAGATGCTATCGCTAAAAAACTAGCGCCCGTTAGTTTGTCTCTATCAATTCCTTCTGAGCTGTTGCAAAGGAATCCATACATTGATCCATTGTTGCAAGATAAGCTTTATAAGCTAATTGTTGCTGAGCCACTGGAAGATTGGATTACCAAAAAATTTGCCGTCAGTCGTAAATCTAAGGGGGGAGTTGACAGTTCTGACGAGCCAACATTTTATTCACAGTTTGAATCTATAGCGCAGAAGCTGAATGATGTTTTTAATATTGAACACGAGATTAATTCGAATCGGTGGGGATCATATATATCGATTAGGCGTTTAGTCTATGATGCTTATTATTGGATGGCCGGTAAGTCTCATAGGTATTTTATCGAAAGAATTTTAAATGAGGCGGTCGGAGAAGATGAACAAGAAGATTCAAAGGTGGATAGTGCTGCGCGATTTGTTACTGATCATATAAGCAGAAATATTACATTTATTATGGTTAAGTATTTTTCTTTGTGGTCTGATATTGTTAGTCACACGCTTACGGAAGAGCAAAAAGAGGAAAACGCATACTCCTTAAGCTTACCTGCGATGATTGAACTTGGCAGTTTTGATCCTAAGGTTCTTGAGCTCATGTCGCTTGGTATTAACAGGAGTATTGCGCTCAGGTTGCGAAAAATGATTCCTAGTGAGGTCGTTGACCTTGAGGAGTGGGTGAAAAGAGCGCCACTTCGTGGATTACCTCTATTGTTTTCTAGGTATCTGAAGCGTAGTGGGTACCGAACCTAA
- a CDS encoding DUF1837 domain-containing protein has product MEDLKSEKWEKYISTDLKWVDKFFIQHPSQEKIKTKVRVLSVKFSGTEQETLALVEYLADSIKHFIFGRSEIQKFQLEGVEPFRRAAAHFGSTNPVMDGKYGELMLYMLVEAVLKAPMVSHKLRLLTNVNDQVKGGDGVFFGKYGDEMSIFIGESKIHQSFSKATDSSLESLDRFHQNYSSSALSHELFIARSNISENFSLDQLETIYNAFLPGTDEYQSCIKTHPVLLVYDDAGISKIEDECTSKSHAEKLVEKWISKNGLKLSESINGKVDGYKKLKKVHLDFFLIPMSDVGGFKKSLYKAIHNIEFKEEK; this is encoded by the coding sequence GAAAATAAAGACGAAAGTTAGAGTCCTTTCAGTTAAGTTCTCTGGTACTGAACAAGAAACTTTAGCTCTTGTCGAGTATTTGGCTGACTCTATCAAGCACTTTATCTTTGGGCGTTCGGAAATTCAGAAATTTCAACTTGAGGGCGTTGAACCATTTAGACGAGCGGCGGCCCATTTTGGTAGTACTAATCCTGTGATGGATGGGAAGTACGGGGAATTGATGCTCTACATGTTGGTAGAGGCTGTTCTTAAAGCTCCGATGGTCTCTCATAAATTGAGGCTTCTGACCAATGTCAATGATCAAGTAAAAGGCGGTGATGGTGTATTTTTTGGCAAGTATGGTGATGAAATGTCAATCTTCATCGGAGAGTCAAAAATTCATCAGAGTTTTAGTAAGGCCACAGATAGTTCCTTGGAGTCCCTAGATAGGTTTCACCAAAATTACTCCTCTAGCGCCCTGTCGCATGAATTGTTTATCGCGCGTTCAAATATATCTGAAAATTTCTCGTTGGATCAGTTAGAGACAATTTACAATGCATTTTTGCCAGGGACGGATGAATATCAAAGCTGTATCAAAACTCACCCGGTTCTTCTTGTGTACGATGATGCAGGAATATCAAAAATTGAAGATGAATGCACAAGTAAAAGCCACGCGGAAAAACTTGTGGAGAAATGGATTTCTAAGAATGGGTTGAAGCTGTCTGAGTCTATTAATGGAAAGGTGGACGGCTATAAGAAGCTAAAAAAAGTTCATTTAGATTTTTTTCTTATTCCGATGTCAGATGTTGGAGGTTTTAAGAAGTCCTTGTACAAGGCAATTCATAATATAGAGTTCAAGGAAGAGAAATAA